The Tenacibaculum sp. MAR_2010_89 genome has a window encoding:
- a CDS encoding DUF5916 domain-containing protein yields MKTKLFTFLTIVGICIYGYSQNKTIHFINKSAKIDGKLNELMWQKAQVFSNFNNYYPNDTGKSENKTEVRMYHDGTNLYIGVVYHDTTSKSKISTLKRDNHGDAVVSSDAFGIVLDPFNKENNGYYFTLNTGNTQVDALVDFNGTDYSFNESWNSVWYSKTGIKGTKKIYEIEIPFKALNFDINNNTWGVQFFYRDFKTNKWMTYTDMSRNFFQFDLRFTEDVIIQNLPQTNTSKFVLVPSVTYNFEKDVTKSIQESTFKPSIDAQYNITSSLRLETSINPDFSQVDVDQQVVNLTRFAINFPERRNFFLENSDLFNNLGTSGVNPFYSRIIGATTDMQFGLKLSGNISPNTRVGILSAQTKKTGGNQAQNYAVVVGRHKLSRDFTTTAYWVNRQQTNGVKFKNDYNRVFGLNLNYKSNNKLWSAQTNYGKSLSNKIESDNSFFNVEGQYNSRKTYAKGAFKTVDKNFITDVGFTPRLYNYDAINNQVIRKSYLDSYFVFQKTYYPTKSKTIDRFRYLSVVNDAFWNREGKLTEMSTVIGNSIWFKKNLSSLYFNLTHNYFNLQYGFDILNNGKPIQPDVYNIFDIKIGYNNRSSNKNIYYGTEVFYGGYFNGKRSGFNSEIGYRLLPFAQLNINYSLNNINLYNLGKETFHLAQFTGEVFFSNRLNWTTYVQYNTQRNNFNINSRLQWEYKPLSYIYFVVTDNFNEQVTRTNWGIAFKVNYRFDF; encoded by the coding sequence ATGAAAACTAAACTATTCACTTTTTTAACAATCGTTGGTATATGTATTTATGGATATTCACAAAATAAAACAATTCATTTTATTAATAAATCAGCAAAGATAGATGGAAAGTTAAACGAATTAATGTGGCAAAAAGCACAAGTATTTAGTAATTTTAATAATTATTACCCTAATGATACAGGTAAATCAGAAAATAAAACTGAAGTTAGAATGTATCATGATGGGACAAATCTATACATAGGGGTAGTATATCATGATACAACATCAAAAAGTAAAATTAGCACATTAAAACGCGACAATCATGGCGATGCTGTTGTGAGTAGTGATGCTTTTGGAATAGTATTAGACCCCTTCAACAAAGAAAATAACGGTTATTATTTCACATTAAACACTGGAAATACTCAAGTAGATGCTTTGGTAGATTTTAATGGAACTGATTACAGTTTTAATGAAAGTTGGAACTCAGTTTGGTATTCGAAAACCGGGATTAAGGGCACTAAAAAAATATACGAAATAGAAATTCCGTTTAAAGCTTTAAATTTTGATATAAATAACAATACTTGGGGTGTTCAATTTTTTTACAGAGACTTTAAGACTAATAAATGGATGACTTATACCGATATGTCACGCAACTTTTTTCAGTTTGATTTACGCTTTACAGAAGATGTAATTATTCAAAATTTACCTCAAACAAATACATCAAAATTTGTGTTAGTACCATCAGTAACTTATAATTTTGAAAAAGATGTTACTAAGAGCATACAAGAGTCTACTTTTAAACCAAGTATTGATGCGCAATATAATATAACTTCTTCTTTGAGGTTAGAGACTAGCATTAATCCTGATTTTTCGCAAGTAGATGTTGATCAACAGGTAGTTAATTTAACACGTTTTGCGATTAATTTTCCTGAGCGGCGAAACTTTTTTTTAGAAAATAGTGATTTGTTTAATAATTTAGGAACTTCTGGAGTTAATCCGTTTTATTCTCGAATAATTGGAGCTACAACAGATATGCAATTTGGATTAAAACTTTCGGGAAATATTTCTCCAAACACACGTGTCGGAATTTTAAGTGCTCAAACCAAAAAAACTGGAGGAAATCAAGCGCAAAATTATGCGGTTGTGGTTGGTCGGCATAAATTATCAAGAGACTTTACTACTACTGCTTATTGGGTTAATAGACAGCAAACTAACGGAGTCAAATTTAAAAATGATTACAACCGTGTTTTTGGTTTAAACTTAAACTATAAATCAAATAACAAGCTATGGTCTGCACAGACAAACTATGGTAAGAGCTTAAGTAATAAGATTGAATCTGATAATAGTTTTTTCAATGTTGAAGGACAATATAATTCAAGAAAGACATATGCCAAGGGAGCATTTAAAACGGTAGATAAAAATTTTATAACAGATGTGGGGTTTACACCTAGACTTTATAATTACGATGCTATAAACAATCAAGTTATTAGAAAATCATATTTAGATTCGTATTTTGTTTTTCAGAAAACGTACTATCCTACAAAATCTAAAACGATAGACCGTTTTCGTTATTTATCAGTAGTAAATGATGCATTTTGGAATAGAGAGGGGAAGCTTACCGAGATGTCTACAGTAATTGGGAATTCGATTTGGTTTAAGAAGAACTTATCATCTTTATATTTCAACTTAACACATAATTACTTCAATCTTCAATATGGGTTTGATATTCTAAACAATGGAAAACCTATACAACCAGATGTTTACAATATCTTCGATATTAAAATTGGTTACAATAACCGTTCAAGTAACAAAAATATATATTATGGTACCGAAGTTTTTTACGGTGGATATTTTAACGGAAAAAGAAGTGGTTTTAATTCCGAAATAGGTTATAGACTTTTACCATTTGCACAATTAAATATTAATTATTCTTTAAACAATATTAATCTTTATAATCTAGGAAAAGAAACCTTTCATTTGGCTCAATTTACAGGTGAAGTGTTTTTTAGTAATCGTTTAAATTGGACAACTTATGTACAGTATAACACACAGAGAAATAACTTTAACATTAATAGTCGTTTACAATGGGAATATAAACCATTGTCATATATCTATTTTGTAGTGACAGATAATTTTAATGAACAGGTTACAAGAACCAATTGGGGCATAGCATTTAAGGTTAATTATAGATTTGATTTTTAG
- a CDS encoding ATP-binding protein, whose protein sequence is MRTILIFVVITTFYLQSCMPQKLGFTKTLKNPKLTKLWETDTVLNDLESVIYDKTNNILYVTCINGHWLKPNGKGFISKIDLNGEIISHKWIDKIEGPTGMTIYKNKLFVADFDTVLEIDLITSRIIKKYKIEGTKRINDLTVSEDGTVYGSGTKSGKLFALKKGKAIILKNNLEWPNGVLYEDKNILIGLGDKTISSYNLKTKTSKIIAKNISNPDGIVAIGNGDYLISSWEGMIHYVTKNGTKILLLNTTKEKVNAADITYIPELKMILVPAMLKHKLIAYKLTDEN, encoded by the coding sequence ATGAGAACTATTTTAATTTTCGTAGTAATCACTACTTTTTATCTACAATCGTGTATGCCACAAAAATTAGGTTTCACAAAAACTTTAAAGAATCCAAAATTGACAAAACTATGGGAAACCGATACAGTTTTAAATGATTTAGAATCGGTTATTTATGATAAGACTAATAATATACTTTATGTTACCTGTATTAACGGGCATTGGTTAAAACCCAATGGGAAAGGGTTTATAAGTAAAATAGATTTAAATGGTGAAATTATAAGTCATAAATGGATTGATAAAATTGAAGGGCCAACCGGAATGACTATATATAAAAATAAATTATTCGTTGCTGATTTTGATACAGTTTTAGAAATAGACCTTATTACATCAAGGATTATCAAGAAGTATAAAATTGAAGGTACAAAGCGGATCAATGATTTAACTGTAAGTGAAGATGGAACCGTTTATGGGAGTGGTACAAAAAGCGGAAAATTATTTGCATTGAAAAAAGGAAAGGCAATCATCTTAAAGAATAATTTAGAATGGCCAAACGGAGTGCTTTATGAAGATAAGAATATACTAATTGGTTTGGGTGATAAAACTATAAGCAGTTATAATTTAAAAACAAAAACTTCAAAAATAATAGCAAAAAATATATCTAATCCAGATGGAATTGTAGCTATAGGTAACGGTGATTATTTAATATCCAGTTGGGAGGGAATGATACATTATGTAACTAAAAACGGTACTAAAATCTTACTTTTAAATACTACTAAAGAAAAAGTAAACGCTGCTGATATTACTTATATACCAGAGTTAAAAATGATACTAGTACCTGCTATGTTAAAGCATAAATTAATTGCTTATAAACTTACAGATGAAAACTAA
- a CDS encoding sensor histidine kinase translates to MSFLEKAYPDCYKVFLDNNGNITFWERIFDVKTIFIHLPLFYLQPLFFLVGLTFYENQYKLSKIREQKKELELKALKHQLNPHFLFNTLNNLYAMSVEKSDKAPEVIEKLSSILDYMLYGSDTKFVPIYKEIELIENYLALEQVRYEDRVLVSFKNSITENYKIAPLLLLTFIENAFKHGVSQELKMATVKINLSTDDDHIFFNIFNTKPLLNIEKSTKKKSIGLTNVELQLNLLYLDSYDLKIEETLESFSVNLKLKKQKNVYVFNN, encoded by the coding sequence ATGTCTTTTCTTGAAAAAGCATATCCCGATTGTTATAAGGTATTTTTAGACAACAACGGAAACATTACGTTTTGGGAACGCATATTTGATGTAAAAACAATTTTCATTCATTTGCCCCTGTTTTATTTACAACCTTTATTCTTTTTAGTTGGTCTAACATTTTATGAAAACCAATACAAACTTTCAAAAATTAGAGAACAGAAAAAAGAATTGGAATTAAAAGCATTAAAGCATCAGTTAAACCCTCATTTTTTATTTAACACTTTAAATAACTTGTACGCTATGTCTGTTGAAAAATCAGATAAAGCACCAGAAGTCATTGAAAAACTTTCTAGTATATTAGATTATATGTTATACGGAAGTGATACTAAATTTGTACCAATTTATAAAGAAATAGAACTTATTGAAAATTATCTGGCCTTAGAACAAGTACGTTATGAAGATAGAGTTTTAGTATCATTTAAAAATTCGATAACTGAAAATTATAAAATTGCACCTTTATTATTACTAACCTTTATTGAAAATGCATTTAAACATGGTGTTAGTCAGGAATTAAAAATGGCAACCGTTAAAATTAATTTATCGACTGATGATGATCATATTTTTTTTAATATTTTTAATACTAAACCTTTATTAAACATCGAAAAATCAACTAAAAAAAAATCAATTGGTTTAACTAATGTAGAGTTACAACTTAACTTGTTATATCTTGACTCTTATGATTTAAAGATTGAAGAAACTTTAGAAAGTTTTTCAGTAAATTTAAAACTCAAAAAACAAAAAAATGTATACGTGTTTAATAATTGA
- a CDS encoding LytTR family DNA-binding domain-containing protein produces the protein MYTCLIIDDEKLARQLIENHLAKIETFKVVASCKSAIEAINILNIQHIDLLFLDVEMPVLLGTDFYKNLVQKPKVIFTTAYREYAVDGFELNAIDYLVKPITFSRFFKAIEKFSASQNSKTEIQINDNKIQNNSYIFVTEDRKQVKILFDEILFIESIKNYIKIKKENKSHLVKYSISAFQNVLDSRFLRVHRSFIINKDKVTAYTKHDIEIGKIEIPIGESYKTTLVNQIT, from the coding sequence ATGTATACGTGTTTAATAATTGACGATGAAAAATTAGCAAGACAGCTCATTGAAAACCATCTCGCCAAGATTGAAACATTTAAAGTTGTGGCTTCTTGCAAAAGTGCCATAGAAGCTATCAATATATTAAACATTCAACATATCGATTTACTTTTTTTAGATGTTGAAATGCCTGTTTTATTGGGTACAGATTTTTATAAAAACCTTGTACAAAAACCTAAAGTAATTTTCACAACTGCTTATCGCGAATACGCTGTTGACGGTTTCGAATTAAATGCCATTGATTATTTAGTAAAACCTATAACATTTAGCAGATTTTTTAAAGCAATTGAAAAGTTTTCAGCATCACAAAATAGTAAAACAGAGATACAAATCAATGATAATAAGATACAAAATAACAGCTATATTTTTGTAACAGAAGATAGAAAACAAGTAAAAATTCTTTTTGACGAAATACTATTTATTGAAAGTATAAAAAACTATATTAAAATTAAAAAAGAAAATAAATCACATCTTGTCAAATACAGTATATCTGCATTTCAAAATGTTTTAGATTCTCGTTTTCTTAGAGTTCATCGTTCATTTATTATTAATAAAGATAAAGTAACTGCCTATACCAAACATGATATTGAAATTGGAAAGATTGAAATCCCTATTGGAGAAAGTTATAAAACAACTTTAGTTAATCAAATTACATAA
- a CDS encoding radical SAM protein — MIFDALVLKVASRCNLNCSYCFMYNLGDTTYKNQPKFMSDTTVDNILKKVKSYILKFNKEKFTFLFHGGEPLLASEEFYRLFISKANQLQKNLDKVTFYYEMQTNGVLINDSWLNLFKELNIYPSVSVDGTPKAHDMFRVDHKGKGSYEDVFKGVSLLKNKMGHADIACVINTKENPKETYDSFKKMNVSLVNFLIPDYTHDNFPFNKDKNTMSNWLIELFDIWINDPERYKIPMFIGFINSLLRITENTENESKVLVIETNGEIEAIDSLKACGNGFTKTGLSINNNEFSDIKNSPLGSLYFGSHGSKLCNQCMECPLNEICKGGRLVHRYSKKNGFNNPSVYCKDLITFIAHIQNYFMNTLPELHKEENIEAINPSEIIEYLNTIPSRSSHSYSKELEAFSNSI, encoded by the coding sequence ATGATTTTCGATGCTTTAGTTTTAAAAGTTGCTAGTAGATGTAACTTAAATTGTTCCTACTGTTTTATGTATAATCTTGGTGATACAACCTATAAAAATCAACCAAAATTTATGTCAGACACTACTGTAGACAATATTTTAAAGAAAGTAAAATCATATATCCTAAAATTTAATAAAGAAAAATTCACTTTCCTTTTCCATGGTGGTGAACCTTTACTAGCTTCTGAAGAATTTTATAGACTCTTTATATCGAAAGCCAATCAGTTACAAAAAAACCTTGATAAGGTTACTTTTTACTATGAAATGCAAACCAATGGTGTACTTATTAATGACAGCTGGTTGAACTTGTTTAAAGAACTTAATATTTATCCTAGTGTTAGTGTTGATGGAACCCCAAAAGCACATGATATGTTTAGAGTAGATCATAAAGGTAAAGGGAGTTATGAAGACGTTTTTAAGGGAGTATCTCTTCTTAAAAACAAAATGGGACACGCTGATATAGCTTGTGTAATTAATACAAAGGAGAATCCAAAAGAAACTTACGATAGTTTTAAAAAAATGAATGTAAGCTTAGTGAATTTCTTAATTCCTGACTATACTCACGATAATTTCCCTTTTAACAAGGACAAAAATACAATGTCAAATTGGCTAATTGAGTTATTTGATATCTGGATTAACGATCCTGAAAGATATAAAATACCAATGTTTATCGGTTTTATTAATAGCTTACTAAGAATTACTGAAAATACTGAAAATGAATCAAAAGTATTAGTCATAGAAACTAATGGTGAAATAGAAGCTATCGACTCATTAAAAGCATGTGGTAATGGTTTTACTAAAACTGGGTTAAGCATAAACAACAATGAGTTTTCAGATATAAAAAACTCTCCTTTAGGAAGTTTATATTTTGGAAGCCATGGAAGTAAATTGTGCAACCAATGTATGGAATGTCCTTTAAACGAAATTTGTAAAGGAGGACGATTAGTTCATAGATATAGTAAGAAAAATGGTTTTAACAACCCTTCAGTGTACTGTAAAGACCTTATTACTTTCATAGCTCATATTCAAAATTACTTTATGAATACACTTCCTGAATTACATAAAGAGGAAAATATTGAAGCTATTAACCCTTCTGAAATTATTGAATACCTAAATACGATTCCTTCAAGATCTTCACATTCTTATTCTAAAGAATTAGAAGCATTTTCAAATAGTATTTAA
- the ettA gene encoding energy-dependent translational throttle protein EttA, whose product MSDDKKVIFSMNKVSKTYQSTGKQVLKDIYLSFFYGAKIGILGLNGSGKSTLLKIIAGVEKNYQGDVTFSPGYKVGYLEQEPQLDETKTVMEVVKEGVAETVAILDEYNKINDMFGLEEVYSDADKMDKLMARQAELQDQIDASNAWELDTKLEIAMDALRTPDSDKLIGVLSGGERRRVALCRLLLQEPEILLLDEPTNHLDAESVHWLEHHLAQYKGTVIAVTHDRYFLDNVAGWILELDRGEGIPWKGNYSSWLDQKSTRLAQESKTASKRQKTLERELDWVRQGAKGRQTKQKARLKSYEKLMSQDQKQTEEKLEIYIPNGPRLGTNVIEASGVSKAFGDKLLYENLEFNLPQAGIVGIIGPNGAGKTTIFKMIMGEETPDAGTFNVGETAKIAYVDQAHSNIDPEKSIWENFSEGQDLVMMGGKQVNSRAYLSRFNFGGSEQNKKVNTLSGGERNRLHLAMTLKEEGNVLLLDEPTNDLDVNTLRALEEGLENFAGCAVVISHDRWFLDRVCTHILAFEGDSQIYFYEGSFSEYEENKKKRLGGDIMPKRIKYKKLIR is encoded by the coding sequence ATGAGTGACGATAAGAAAGTAATCTTTTCGATGAATAAGGTTTCTAAAACCTATCAAAGTACAGGAAAACAAGTTTTAAAAGATATATATTTAAGTTTCTTTTATGGAGCTAAAATTGGAATTCTTGGTTTAAACGGATCAGGAAAATCTACATTATTAAAAATCATTGCTGGTGTTGAAAAAAACTATCAAGGTGATGTAACTTTTTCACCAGGATATAAAGTTGGTTACCTAGAGCAAGAGCCTCAACTGGATGAAACTAAAACAGTAATGGAAGTTGTAAAAGAAGGGGTAGCTGAAACGGTTGCAATTCTTGATGAGTACAACAAAATTAATGACATGTTTGGTTTAGAAGAAGTATATTCTGATGCTGATAAAATGGATAAGTTAATGGCTCGTCAGGCTGAACTTCAAGATCAGATAGATGCTTCGAATGCATGGGAATTAGATACCAAGCTAGAAATAGCAATGGATGCTTTACGAACACCAGATTCAGATAAATTAATAGGTGTTTTATCAGGAGGAGAGCGTCGTAGAGTTGCTTTATGTAGATTATTACTTCAAGAACCAGAAATTTTATTATTAGATGAGCCAACAAACCACTTGGATGCAGAGTCTGTTCACTGGTTAGAGCATCATTTAGCACAATATAAAGGAACAGTTATTGCGGTTACTCACGATAGATACTTTTTAGATAATGTAGCTGGTTGGATTTTAGAATTAGATAGAGGTGAAGGAATTCCTTGGAAAGGAAACTATTCATCTTGGTTAGATCAAAAATCAACAAGATTAGCTCAGGAAAGTAAAACAGCTTCAAAACGTCAAAAAACTTTAGAACGAGAGTTAGATTGGGTACGTCAAGGAGCAAAAGGTCGACAAACAAAGCAAAAAGCACGTTTGAAGAGTTATGAGAAATTAATGAGTCAAGACCAAAAGCAAACTGAAGAAAAACTTGAAATTTATATTCCTAACGGACCACGATTAGGTACTAATGTAATTGAAGCTTCAGGTGTTTCTAAAGCTTTTGGAGATAAATTATTGTATGAAAACTTAGAGTTTAATTTACCTCAAGCTGGAATTGTCGGTATTATTGGTCCAAATGGAGCTGGTAAAACTACTATTTTCAAAATGATAATGGGTGAAGAAACTCCTGATGCTGGAACCTTTAATGTTGGTGAAACTGCTAAAATAGCCTACGTAGATCAAGCGCATTCTAATATAGACCCTGAAAAATCAATTTGGGAAAACTTTTCTGAAGGACAAGATTTGGTAATGATGGGAGGTAAGCAGGTGAACTCTAGAGCTTATTTAAGTAGGTTTAATTTCGGAGGGAGCGAGCAGAATAAAAAAGTAAACACATTGTCTGGTGGTGAACGTAATCGTTTACATTTAGCAATGACTTTAAAAGAAGAAGGAAACGTACTACTTTTAGATGAGCCTACCAATGATTTAGATGTTAATACGTTAAGAGCTTTAGAAGAAGGTTTAGAGAATTTTGCAGGTTGTGCTGTAGTAATTTCCCATGATAGATGGTTTTTAGACAGAGTTTGTACTCATATTTTAGCTTTTGAGGGAGATAGTCAAATTTATTTCTATGAAGGATCTTTTTCTGAGTATGAAGAAAATAAAAAGAAACGCTTAGGTGGTGATATAATGCCTAAACGAATTAAGTATAAAAAATTAATTAGATAA
- a CDS encoding CAL67264 family membrane protein encodes MNKNTVLGWATLIMILMGILLVTLAVFKYDEIAGYGFGAVGLGFFANAWVFNALKGRV; translated from the coding sequence ATGAATAAAAACACAGTTCTTGGTTGGGCTACATTGATAATGATTTTAATGGGGATTTTACTTGTAACTTTAGCAGTATTTAAATACGATGAAATAGCAGGGTATGGATTTGGCGCAGTTGGTCTTGGTTTTTTTGCAAATGCATGGGTGTTTAATGCACTAAAAGGTAGAGTATAA
- a CDS encoding NADPH-dependent 2,4-dienoyl-CoA reductase, giving the protein MTKYKHIFEPLDLGFTTLKNRVLMGSMHTGLEEEKNGIEKIATYYAERAKGGVGLIVTGGIAPNIQGWTAPFSARMSTKKHAKEHKVITEAVHKEGGKICMQILHSGRYGYHPFTVAPSKIKAPINPFKPFALKQSGIRRTVKDFVNCAKLSQEAGYDGVEIMGSEGYLINQFIVKRTNKREDTYGGVYENRIRLAVELVSKIREEVGENFIIIYRLSMLDLVENGSSWEEVVQLGKEIEKAGATIINTGIGWHESRIPTIATSVPRAAFTWVTQKMKEELSIPLITSNRINMPDVAEKVLAEGHADMISMARPFLADPEWVNKAKEEKDDEINTCIACNQACLDHVFEKKIASCLVNPRACHETELNYTATNNKKRIAVVGAGPAGLAASTVAAQRGHEVTLFDADKEVGGQFNIAKQIPGKEEFYETIRYFKKQLEIHNVNIQLNTRVSAEDLAKGNFDEVILATGITPRTPRIEGVDHEKVLNYIDVLKLKKTVGKRVAVIGAGGIGFDVSEYLTHEGESTSQNIDAWLKEWGVDKTMGARSGIEGVKPEFHPSPREIFMFKRSKGKFGKNLGKTTGWIHRANLKKKNVQFINEVQYTKIDDQGLHYTQNEEEKILEVDHVIICAGQVPFKELFEPLEAKGVNVHLIGGADVAAELDAKRAINQGSRLAAKL; this is encoded by the coding sequence ATGACTAAGTACAAACATATTTTTGAGCCATTAGATTTAGGATTTACAACTTTGAAAAATAGAGTTTTAATGGGGTCGATGCATACAGGTTTAGAAGAAGAGAAGAATGGAATTGAAAAGATAGCGACTTACTATGCTGAAAGGGCTAAAGGAGGAGTTGGATTGATAGTTACGGGTGGAATAGCACCAAACATTCAAGGATGGACAGCACCTTTTTCAGCAAGAATGAGTACAAAAAAACATGCTAAAGAACATAAAGTAATAACTGAAGCTGTACATAAAGAAGGAGGGAAAATTTGTATGCAAATTTTACATTCTGGTCGTTATGGGTACCATCCATTTACAGTAGCTCCTTCGAAAATAAAAGCACCAATTAATCCTTTTAAACCATTTGCTTTAAAGCAATCTGGAATACGAAGAACAGTGAAAGATTTTGTTAATTGTGCTAAATTATCTCAAGAAGCTGGTTACGATGGAGTAGAAATTATGGGTTCCGAAGGGTATTTAATTAATCAATTTATAGTAAAAAGAACAAATAAGAGAGAGGATACCTATGGAGGTGTTTATGAAAATCGTATTCGTTTGGCCGTTGAATTGGTAAGTAAAATAAGAGAAGAAGTAGGAGAGAATTTTATTATCATTTATCGCTTGTCAATGTTAGATTTAGTAGAAAATGGTAGTTCATGGGAAGAAGTAGTTCAATTAGGAAAAGAAATTGAGAAGGCAGGAGCTACAATCATAAATACAGGAATTGGATGGCATGAATCTAGAATTCCTACAATAGCAACTTCAGTGCCTAGAGCAGCTTTTACATGGGTTACTCAAAAAATGAAAGAAGAGCTTTCTATTCCTTTAATAACATCTAATCGTATTAATATGCCAGATGTAGCTGAAAAGGTTTTGGCAGAAGGGCATGCAGATATGATTTCTATGGCTCGTCCATTTTTAGCTGATCCAGAATGGGTGAATAAGGCTAAAGAAGAAAAAGATGATGAAATTAATACCTGTATAGCTTGTAATCAGGCTTGTTTAGATCATGTTTTTGAAAAGAAAATAGCAAGTTGTTTAGTAAATCCTAGAGCGTGTCATGAAACAGAATTAAATTATACTGCTACAAATAATAAAAAACGTATAGCGGTTGTTGGTGCTGGACCTGCAGGTTTAGCAGCGTCTACTGTTGCAGCTCAAAGAGGTCATGAAGTAACACTTTTTGATGCCGATAAAGAAGTAGGAGGTCAGTTTAATATCGCTAAACAAATTCCAGGAAAAGAAGAGTTTTACGAAACAATTAGATATTTTAAAAAACAGCTTGAAATACATAATGTAAACATTCAATTAAATACAAGGGTTTCAGCTGAAGATTTAGCAAAAGGTAATTTTGATGAAGTAATTTTAGCAACAGGTATTACTCCAAGAACACCAAGAATAGAAGGTGTCGATCATGAAAAAGTATTAAATTATATCGATGTTTTAAAATTGAAAAAAACAGTAGGTAAAAGAGTTGCTGTTATAGGAGCTGGAGGTATTGGTTTTGATGTTTCTGAATATTTAACTCACGAAGGTGAAAGCACAAGTCAAAATATAGATGCTTGGTTAAAAGAGTGGGGAGTTGATAAAACAATGGGAGCACGAAGTGGTATTGAAGGTGTTAAGCCTGAGTTTCATCCTTCACCAAGGGAAATATTTATGTTTAAACGAAGTAAAGGTAAATTCGGAAAAAATCTAGGGAAAACTACTGGCTGGATTCATAGAGCTAATTTAAAAAAGAAGAATGTACAGTTTATAAATGAAGTTCAGTATACGAAAATAGATGATCAAGGATTACATTATACTCAAAATGAAGAAGAAAAGATATTAGAGGTCGATCATGTAATTATTTGTGCTGGTCAAGTTCCTTTTAAAGAGTTGTTCGAGCCTTTAGAAGCAAAAGGAGTAAATGTTCATTTAATTGGAGGAGCTGACGTCGCTGCTGAGTTAGATGCCAAACGAGCTATAAATCAAGGTAGCAGATTAGCTGCTAAATTATAA
- a CDS encoding phosphatase PAP2 family protein, whose protein sequence is MVESILQKDRELLIFLNNLGSEQYDGFWLTITNQFTWAPLFAFILFLIFKYLGFKKGIFTFLFLVLLVAFSDQFTNLVKNYSERLRPCNTESLQQLLRTFSYKPGGYSFWSGHASLSSAFTVFIVFLLRNRTKLIYLLFIFPVIFGYSRIYLGVHYPVDVTSGYLTGALIGTVFYLLYKLLFKAVFKEKYS, encoded by the coding sequence TTGGTAGAGAGTATTTTACAAAAAGATAGAGAGCTGTTAATCTTTTTAAATAATTTAGGAAGTGAGCAATATGATGGTTTTTGGTTAACAATAACTAATCAATTTACTTGGGCTCCTTTATTTGCTTTTATTTTATTTTTAATATTTAAATATCTAGGATTCAAAAAAGGAATTTTTACTTTTTTATTCCTAGTTTTATTAGTTGCTTTTTCTGATCAGTTTACAAATTTAGTTAAAAACTATTCAGAGAGATTAAGGCCTTGTAATACTGAAAGCTTACAGCAGTTATTAAGAACATTTTCATATAAGCCGGGAGGGTATAGTTTTTGGTCTGGGCATGCATCACTGTCTTCAGCATTTACTGTATTTATAGTGTTCCTGCTTAGAAACAGAACTAAATTAATATACTTGTTATTTATATTTCCAGTAATTTTTGGGTATAGTAGAATATATTTAGGGGTTCATTATCCAGTAGATGTAACGTCAGGTTACTTAACAGGTGCACTTATTGGAACTGTTTTTTATCTGTTATACAAGCTATTGTTTAAGGCTGTTTTTAAGGAGAAATATAGTTAG